From Amycolatopsis cihanbeyliensis, a single genomic window includes:
- a CDS encoding response regulator, producing MTEADPIGILLVDDEQLVRAGLRAVLDVEPDLAVVGEAADGAEVPGLVSRLRPAVVLMDVRMPSVDGIRATEHLMSVLDAPPKVVVVTTFENDDYVYDALRAGASGFLLKRARPEEIVAAVRSVAAGESLLFPSAIRRLAARHSPGAGLDRLAEAGLTEREADVLRLMAKGLSNVEIAGELYLGVQTVKTHVGNLLAKLGARDRTQAVIRAYESGFIPVTG from the coding sequence GTGACCGAAGCGGACCCGATCGGCATCCTGCTGGTCGATGACGAGCAACTGGTCCGAGCGGGGCTGCGCGCGGTCCTGGATGTGGAGCCGGACCTCGCGGTGGTCGGGGAGGCGGCCGACGGCGCCGAGGTACCCGGCCTGGTGAGCAGGCTGCGCCCGGCCGTGGTGCTGATGGACGTGCGCATGCCCTCGGTGGACGGGATCAGGGCGACCGAGCACCTGATGTCCGTACTGGACGCGCCGCCCAAGGTGGTCGTGGTGACCACCTTCGAGAACGACGACTACGTCTACGACGCCCTGCGCGCCGGCGCCAGCGGCTTCCTGCTCAAACGCGCCCGTCCGGAGGAGATCGTCGCCGCGGTGCGCTCGGTCGCCGCCGGGGAGTCGCTGCTGTTCCCCTCCGCCATCCGCAGGCTGGCGGCGCGGCACAGCCCCGGTGCGGGCCTCGACCGGCTCGCCGAAGCCGGGTTGACCGAGCGGGAGGCCGATGTGCTGCGACTGATGGCCAAGGGGCTGTCCAACGTGGAAATCGCCGGCGAGCTCTACCTCGGCGTGCAGACGGTCAAGACCCACGTCGGCAACCTGCTGGCCAAGCTCGGCGCCCGGGACCGCACCCAGGCGGTGATCCGCGCCTACGAGTCCGGCTTCATCCCGGTCACCGGCTAG
- a CDS encoding ABC-F family ATP-binding cassette domain-containing protein, producing the protein MITAHDLELRAGSRILLSDTTLRIQPGDRIGLVGRNGAGKTTTLRVLAGEGEPYTGEVEHAGELGYLPQDPREGDLSVSAKDRVLSARGLDVLVRDMEKAQNAMAELLDENERDRAVRRYGRLEERFSSLGGYAAESEAARICANLGLEERLLPQPLRTLSGGQRRRVELARILFAASEAGAGGKSETILLLDEPTNHLDADSITWLRGFLSAHEGGLVVISHDVELLGDVVNKVWFLDATRSELDHYNMTWQRYLDARATDEKRRRRERANAEKKASALRQQAAKLGAKATKAVAAKNMARRADEMMAELDETRQADKVAKIKFPAPASCGRTPLTAEGLSKSYGSLEIFTGVDLAVDRGARVVVLGLNGAGKTTLLRLLGGMETPDTGDVVPGHGLRIGYYAQEHETLDHESTVWHNIRHLSPDTGAQELRNLLGSFLFTGDQLDQPAGTLSGGEKTRLALASLVSSAANVLLLDEPTNNLDPASREQVLDALRSYQGAVVLVTHDPGAVEALEPQRVILLPDGTEDHWSEEYLELVQLA; encoded by the coding sequence TTGATCACGGCTCACGACCTCGAGTTGCGCGCCGGTTCGCGCATCCTGCTGTCCGACACCACCCTGCGTATCCAACCGGGCGACCGGATCGGCCTGGTCGGCCGCAACGGCGCGGGCAAGACGACCACGCTGCGCGTGCTCGCCGGCGAGGGCGAGCCCTACACCGGCGAGGTCGAGCACGCCGGTGAGCTCGGCTACCTCCCGCAGGACCCCCGGGAGGGCGACCTCTCCGTATCGGCGAAGGACCGGGTGCTCTCCGCCCGCGGCCTCGACGTGTTGGTGCGGGACATGGAGAAGGCGCAGAACGCGATGGCCGAACTGCTCGACGAGAACGAGCGGGATCGGGCGGTGCGCCGTTACGGCAGGCTGGAGGAGCGGTTCTCCTCGCTCGGTGGCTACGCCGCGGAGAGCGAGGCCGCGCGTATCTGCGCCAACCTCGGGCTGGAGGAACGCCTGCTGCCCCAGCCGCTGCGTACGCTGTCCGGTGGCCAGCGGCGCCGGGTCGAGCTCGCCCGCATCCTGTTCGCCGCCTCCGAGGCGGGCGCGGGCGGCAAGTCCGAGACGATTCTGCTGCTGGACGAGCCGACCAACCACCTGGACGCCGATTCGATCACCTGGCTACGTGGGTTCCTCTCCGCGCACGAGGGTGGGCTGGTGGTGATCAGCCACGACGTGGAGCTGCTCGGCGACGTGGTGAACAAGGTGTGGTTCCTCGATGCCACCCGCAGCGAGCTCGACCACTACAACATGACCTGGCAGCGGTACCTGGACGCGCGCGCGACCGACGAGAAGCGCCGCAGGCGGGAACGCGCCAACGCCGAGAAGAAGGCGTCCGCGCTGCGCCAGCAGGCCGCCAAACTGGGCGCGAAGGCGACCAAGGCGGTGGCGGCGAAGAACATGGCCCGCCGGGCCGACGAGATGATGGCCGAGCTGGACGAGACCAGGCAGGCGGACAAGGTCGCCAAGATCAAGTTCCCGGCGCCCGCGTCCTGCGGCCGCACCCCGTTGACGGCGGAGGGGCTGTCGAAGTCCTACGGCTCCCTGGAGATCTTCACCGGGGTGGATCTCGCGGTCGATCGCGGGGCACGGGTGGTCGTACTCGGGTTGAACGGTGCGGGTAAGACGACCCTGCTGCGGCTGCTGGGTGGAATGGAAACCCCGGACACCGGCGATGTCGTCCCGGGCCACGGCCTGCGGATCGGTTACTACGCACAGGAGCACGAAACCCTGGATCACGAGTCCACCGTGTGGCACAACATCCGGCATCTGTCCCCGGACACCGGGGCGCAGGAGTTGCGGAACCTGCTCGGGTCCTTTCTGTTCACCGGCGATCAGCTCGATCAGCCCGCGGGCACTCTGTCCGGTGGCGAGAAGACCAGGCTCGCCCTCGCCAGCCTGGTTTCCAGTGCGGCGAACGTGTTGTTGCTGGACGAGCCGACGAACAACCTGGATCCGGCGAGCCGGGAGCAGGTGCTGGACGCGCTGCGCAGCTACCAGGGCGCGGTCGTGCTGGTCACCCACGATCCCGGGGCCGTGGAGGCGCTGGAGCCGCAACGGGTGATCCTGCTGCCGGACGGGACCGAAGATCATTGGTCCGAGGAGTATCTCGAGCTGGTGCAGCTGGCCTGA
- a CDS encoding acVLRF1 family peptidyl-tRNA hydrolase — translation MVRKRQVSGGGRAVEVTPDRLGRWFARFAERNDGVPSTRLDPDEVLVRGGNGTTATVAVPFAPLTPPEGTGEVDGLSVESLVEHVRRPRRIGLLLVRLGGHSIGIAEQGAVLVSRTDRRLVHGRNSAGGWSQQRFARRREGQARQALAAAAEDAVDVLGSRLSELDAVVLGGDRRALDDLRADRRLAPVFALAEPRVLEVSQPRRTVLDEAAERAWAVEIVVRDG, via the coding sequence ATGGTCCGGAAACGCCAGGTCAGTGGGGGCGGTCGCGCCGTCGAGGTGACCCCGGACCGGTTGGGACGCTGGTTCGCCCGGTTCGCCGAACGCAACGACGGCGTGCCCAGCACCCGGCTGGACCCGGATGAGGTGCTGGTACGCGGTGGCAACGGGACGACCGCCACGGTGGCCGTCCCGTTCGCCCCGCTCACCCCGCCGGAGGGGACCGGGGAGGTCGATGGCCTGTCCGTCGAATCGCTGGTCGAGCACGTGCGCAGGCCCCGCCGGATCGGCCTGCTGCTGGTGCGCCTCGGTGGACACAGCATCGGGATCGCCGAGCAGGGCGCGGTGCTGGTCTCCCGTACCGACCGCCGTCTCGTGCACGGTCGTAACTCCGCCGGCGGCTGGTCCCAGCAACGCTTCGCGCGCAGGCGGGAAGGCCAGGCGCGGCAGGCGCTTGCCGCGGCCGCCGAGGACGCCGTGGACGTGCTCGGCTCGCGGCTGTCCGAACTGGACGCGGTGGTGCTCGGCGGTGACCGCAGGGCGCTGGACGACCTGCGCGCGGACCGCAGGCTCGCTCCGGTGTTCGCGCTGGCCGAGCCCCGGGTGTTGGAGGTGAGCCAACCACGGCGCACGGTACTGGACGAGGCCGCCGAGCGGGCGTGGGCCGTGGAGATCGTCGTGCGGGACGGTTAG
- a CDS encoding GGDEF domain-containing protein, with amino-acid sequence MGESPNPVRFAFQPLYSLNTGGVVALEALARPPAGQVRDLLAGALRKGRLVQVDITLAAQAVDEEARHQTLLPLHLNVTACTAAAPAAVFDPLLKALANIGRRPREVVLEVGPPFHGVAQAALREGMQRLAELGFRLAFDGLGRGDLPLDLLASTPVDLVKLDRTLLNRLPEEPAAVAVIEGLTHYASRMELRLVATGIENTEQLTATRRLGVRIAQGNLLKAAGESGSWTGPLSPATPEAADQTGPIVASSGSTPRVADFLRPATTLPATATCEEVRDVLVDNDAPTGIVGLDEQQRPQWSIDRSRFLIAVTGPYGHALHAKRSASRLADPPHMIRADAGALELLNLVNDADWGRTGDDVVVTDGQGRCLGVVLVTEVVRGVAESKIEEAAALSPLTRLPGSDTLARDVDRRIAGHEAMVVAWLDIDAFKVVNDTVGFAAGDDLIRDVGRALTELVGDLDRLTVSHVGGDDFLLACEVDEIAVVANRMLDATWTIEGMTITVSLASLACASGSISSYREVSRMLAPLKKRAKDVGGSSWVLGRPGSERVEVLRGLGRHGLDTRRPAS; translated from the coding sequence GTGGGTGAATCGCCGAATCCCGTCCGTTTCGCCTTCCAGCCGTTGTACAGCCTGAACACCGGTGGGGTGGTGGCGCTGGAGGCGCTGGCCCGCCCACCGGCAGGCCAGGTACGAGACCTGCTCGCCGGCGCCCTGCGCAAGGGCAGGCTGGTGCAGGTCGACATCACGCTGGCCGCGCAGGCCGTCGACGAGGAAGCGCGACACCAGACGCTACTGCCGTTGCATCTGAACGTCACCGCGTGCACCGCGGCCGCACCGGCCGCCGTGTTCGATCCGCTGCTCAAGGCGCTGGCCAACATCGGCAGGCGCCCCCGCGAGGTCGTGCTCGAGGTCGGCCCGCCGTTCCACGGCGTCGCCCAGGCCGCGTTGCGCGAGGGTATGCAACGGCTCGCCGAGCTCGGTTTCCGGCTGGCCTTCGACGGCCTCGGCCGCGGGGACCTGCCGCTGGATCTGCTCGCCTCCACCCCCGTGGACCTGGTGAAGCTCGATCGCACGCTACTGAACCGGTTGCCCGAGGAGCCCGCCGCGGTCGCCGTGATCGAGGGGCTCACGCACTACGCCAGCCGCATGGAGCTGCGGCTGGTCGCGACCGGGATCGAGAACACCGAGCAGCTCACCGCCACGCGCAGGCTGGGGGTGCGGATCGCGCAGGGCAACCTGCTCAAGGCCGCCGGGGAGTCCGGCTCGTGGACCGGGCCGCTCAGCCCGGCCACGCCGGAGGCCGCGGACCAGACCGGCCCGATCGTCGCGTCCTCCGGGTCGACCCCGCGGGTGGCGGACTTCCTCCGCCCTGCCACGACCCTGCCGGCCACCGCGACCTGCGAGGAGGTCCGTGACGTGCTGGTGGACAACGACGCACCGACCGGGATCGTCGGGCTGGACGAGCAGCAGCGGCCGCAGTGGTCGATCGACCGTAGCCGGTTCCTCATCGCGGTCACCGGGCCGTACGGGCACGCGCTGCACGCCAAGCGGTCGGCCTCCCGGCTGGCCGACCCCCCGCACATGATCCGCGCCGACGCGGGCGCGCTGGAACTGCTGAACCTGGTCAACGACGCGGACTGGGGCCGTACCGGGGACGACGTGGTGGTGACCGACGGGCAGGGCCGCTGCCTCGGCGTGGTGCTGGTCACCGAGGTGGTGCGCGGCGTCGCCGAGTCCAAGATCGAGGAGGCCGCCGCGCTCAGCCCGCTCACCAGGCTGCCCGGCAGCGACACCCTCGCGCGCGACGTCGACCGCCGGATCGCGGGACACGAGGCGATGGTGGTGGCCTGGCTGGACATCGACGCGTTCAAGGTCGTCAACGACACGGTCGGCTTCGCCGCGGGCGACGACCTGATCCGGGATGTCGGCAGGGCGCTGACCGAACTCGTCGGCGACCTGGACCGGCTGACCGTCAGCCATGTGGGCGGGGACGACTTCCTGCTCGCCTGCGAGGTGGACGAGATCGCCGTGGTCGCCAACCGCATGCTGGACGCGACCTGGACGATCGAGGGCATGACGATCACCGTCTCGCTGGCCAGCCTGGCCTGCGCCAGCGGCTCCATCTCCTCCTACCGTGAGGTCTCCCGGATGCTGGCGCCGCTGAAGAAACGGGCCAAGGACGTCGGCGGGTCGAGCTGGGTGCTCGGCAGGCCGGGCTCGGAACGAGTGGAGGTGTTGCGCGGCCTGGGCAGGCACGGCCTGGACACCCGCCGCCCCGCCAGCTAG
- a CDS encoding deoxyguanosinetriphosphate triphosphohydrolase family protein: MAKDEDPRARRRDGTVDTVAMAGGFSDLAASPYRRDRDRIAGSPFFARLGGVTQVVSAAGAGLLHNRLTHSLKVAQVARAIAERIEGNEYDRAVVEPLGGCDPDVAEAAALAHDLGHPPFGHLGERVLDRIARHRYGLADGFEGNAQSYRIITTTDVRGPSAVGLDLTAAVRAAVLKYPWLRLHYPDPHPAGMRIPPRGAAEPADAPGTGSSKFSAYSTELADLRRAREPFAGTVEGWQQTVEASVMDTADDIAYAIHDLQDFHRIGVLQHAPVAAELTRWATGMAEFAELDPGRLAAESRRPGYSLEWLRRRLHAKDGWIVDDEAFIQAVATVRTELVDELLAAPFDGSIEAEQALATFSARWTSRLVNGVLVTASPSTRSGHVLLGAAQWHEVQVLKFVHRRFVLLRPDLALHQRGQASLLSTLVDALDAWLVDRDEVSRLPRRLHDLVELAHAEYSALAEDEPELLVGATGEPVRGADEVHALARGRAVVDFVSSLTDKQAVSLLDAVSGRVAQPWSESFVL; this comes from the coding sequence ATGGCCAAGGACGAGGACCCCAGGGCGCGCCGCCGAGACGGCACCGTGGACACGGTGGCCATGGCGGGCGGATTCTCCGATCTGGCCGCCAGCCCCTACCGGCGCGACCGGGACCGGATCGCGGGTTCGCCGTTCTTCGCCCGGCTCGGCGGGGTGACCCAGGTGGTCAGCGCCGCGGGAGCGGGCCTGCTGCACAACCGGCTCACGCACAGCCTGAAGGTGGCTCAGGTGGCCAGGGCGATCGCCGAGCGCATCGAAGGCAACGAGTACGACCGCGCGGTGGTCGAGCCGCTGGGCGGCTGCGACCCGGACGTGGCCGAGGCGGCGGCGCTCGCGCACGACCTGGGCCACCCGCCGTTCGGTCACCTGGGGGAACGGGTACTCGATCGGATCGCCCGGCACCGCTACGGGCTCGCCGACGGGTTCGAGGGCAATGCCCAGAGCTACCGCATCATCACCACCACCGATGTGCGTGGCCCTTCCGCGGTCGGCCTCGACCTCACCGCCGCGGTGCGGGCGGCGGTGCTGAAGTACCCGTGGCTGCGGTTGCACTACCCGGATCCGCACCCGGCCGGGATGCGGATCCCCCCGCGCGGTGCCGCGGAGCCGGCTGACGCGCCCGGCACCGGCTCGAGCAAGTTCTCCGCCTACTCCACCGAGCTCGCCGACCTGAGGCGGGCGCGGGAGCCGTTCGCCGGCACCGTGGAGGGCTGGCAGCAGACCGTCGAGGCCTCGGTGATGGACACCGCCGACGATATCGCCTACGCCATCCACGACCTGCAGGACTTCCACCGGATCGGGGTGCTGCAGCACGCCCCGGTGGCGGCCGAGTTGACCCGGTGGGCCACCGGCATGGCCGAGTTCGCCGAACTGGACCCCGGCAGGCTCGCCGCGGAGAGCCGGCGGCCGGGATACTCGCTGGAGTGGCTGCGCCGCAGGCTGCACGCCAAGGACGGCTGGATCGTGGACGATGAGGCGTTCATCCAGGCGGTCGCCACCGTGCGCACCGAGTTGGTGGACGAGTTGCTGGCGGCTCCCTTCGACGGCTCGATCGAAGCCGAGCAGGCACTGGCCACGTTCTCCGCGCGGTGGACCTCGCGGCTGGTGAACGGCGTGCTGGTCACGGCGTCGCCGTCCACCCGGTCCGGGCACGTGCTGCTCGGCGCGGCTCAGTGGCACGAGGTACAGGTGCTCAAGTTCGTGCACCGGCGGTTCGTCCTGCTCCGCCCGGATCTCGCCCTGCACCAGCGTGGGCAGGCGAGCCTGCTGTCCACGCTGGTGGATGCGCTGGACGCCTGGCTGGTCGATCGGGACGAGGTGTCCCGGCTGCCGCGCAGGCTGCACGACCTGGTGGAACTGGCGCACGCGGAGTACTCCGCATTGGCCGAGGACGAGCCGGAGCTGCTGGTCGGCGCCACCGGGGAGCCGGTGCGGGGCGCCGACGAGGTGCACGCGCTGGCCCGTGGTCGAGCAGTGGTGGACTTCGTGTCCTCGCTGACCGACAAGCAGGCGGTGAGCCTGCTGGACGCGGTCTCCGGCCGGGTGGCCCAGCCGTGGTCGGAGTCCTTCGTGCTTTGA